The genomic segment CCGTGGTTTTGGACGGATAGAAGCGGCTGGAGGATCTGCTGGACGACGGCTAGAGGACGGCTAGAGGACGGCTAGAGGACGGCTAGAGGACGGCTAGAGGACGGCTAGAGGACGGCTAGAGGACGGCTAGAAACCAGCTAGAAACCAGCTTCCATAATTCGCCTTTCCGAGCATTCCGATTCGTGATAAAATAACAATATTCGACAAGAACGATTCGACAAAAAGATTCGACAAGACAAGGCAGGCGATGACGTGACCGCGACGATGCTGCTTGAGAGATTAAAGACGATGGCCAAGGCATTTCTGCCGGATCGCCGGTTGAATGCCTTCCCGCCGGATTTTACGATCCGGCGGCCGATCCTGTCTCTTCTACGGCAGTGTCTCGGTCGCGGAGAAGCCTGCTTTTTAGCGTTGTACCGCTGGGAGAGCAAGTTCGATCCCGAGCATCGGAAGCATGGCCGCGAGGACGAAAAGCGGCTGTCCGCCGCCAGCCGAAGGCAGCTCGCGCTGCTGGCGCGCGAGCAGTTCGGCAAGCGGGAGCTGATCGGCATGGATCAGTACGGCCCGCAAGATTATGTCGTGCTCGTCAGCGCGACGCAGGATCCTGACGAATCGTTCGTGCCCGTCTCGCTGTTTCGCAGGCTGGAGCTGCTGCGGCACGCCTTCGAAGGCGGCACAGCAGCCGTCTTGTCCGAAGCCGCGGAGCAATGGCAGCTGACCGGCACTTACGTGCCGGTATCGAGCGCTTCTTGGGCGGCAGATCGGGATGCGGCGACGTTGTTCAAGGAGACTTTCGATTTTGCGTTGGCGCTCGCCACGGGTGCGGTTACGCCGCAAGTAATCGAGGCCCGCAGGCAGCTCGACGAGATCTTGGCGGAAGGCCGGATCTCGGTGCTGGCGCAGCCGATCATGGACCTTAGAAGCGGCGATGTGTACGGCTGGGAAATTTTGACGCGTGGTCCGGCCGCTAGCGTGTTCCATATGCCGGACGAGCTGTTCCGCTTCGCTGGACAGAGCAAGCTGCTGAGCAAGCTTGAGTTTATCGTCGTACGGCATGCGCTGGACGAGATCGCGAGCCGGCGCATCTGCGAGCCCGTCTTTCTGAACGTCACGCCGGTGACATTGGCGCATCCCTTGTTCATGGCACATCTGGAGCAGTGCCTTGAACGGCATCCGTCGCTGTCCGCCGGGCAGATCGTGCTCGAGATTACCGAGCGCCACGAGATTCACGATCTGTCGGAGATGTCCCGGATATTGGACCGCTTCCGCGAGAAGGGTTATCGCTTTGCGATCGACGATGCAGGTTCGGGATACTCGAGCCTGCAATGGATCGGCGAGCTGATGCCGGAGCTGATCAAGATCGATCGCTCGGTTATCCAGTTCGTGGATCGGTACAAGGTCAAGGAAAGCCTGCTGCGCGCGATCGTGACCGCGGCCGGCGAGATGAGCTGCGATGTCGTGGCGGAAGGCGTCGAGCGCGAGGAAGAGGCGGACGTGCTGTTCCGGCTCAACGTCAGCATGGGACAAGGTTATTATTTCGCACGTCCGAATCCGCTGCTGCACGAGCATGAGCGTGGTATTTTCCAAGAGATGAAGGAACGGATACAAAGTCGGCGCGGATTGGTTGCTTCCTGATAATGGAAGCGCCTTTTCATTCGGAAGTAATCGTGATTTATTTCACAAAGAAATGCATGACAAGGACGGCGAACAGCGTTAAAATAAGTGCATAGTGAAGGAGGCTTGAACGATGAGTGCGGTGGATGGAATACTATCACGCGCGCTGCAGGGCCAGCGCTTGGAATTGGAAGATGTCGTCAAGCTGTTCGAGTCGGAAGAGATCGAGAAAATGGGTGCGGCAGCGAACGAGCTGATGCTGCGCCGCCACCCGGATCCGATTACGACATTCGTAGTCGGCCGGAATGTGAATTATACGAATATTTGCGACGTATATTGCCGTTTTTGTGCCTTTTACCGCGCGCCGGGCTCCAACGAAGGCTACGTGCTGCCGGACGAACTGATTTTGCAAAAGATTCAGGAGACGGTCGACGTCGGCGGTACCGAGATCCTGATGCAAGGCGGTACGAATCCGAACCTGAAGTTCGGCTATTATCTCGATCTGCTGCGCAAGATCAAGGCGCGTTTCCCCGATATTACGATGCACTCCTTCTCCCCTGCCGAGATTCACAAGATGAAGGATGTTTCGGATGGACTGTCGCTCGAGGAGGTCATTCGTCAGATACACGAGGCGGGCCTGGACTCTTTGCCGGGCGGCGGCGCCGAGATTCTCGACGATCGTACGCGCAAGAAGATCAGCCGGCTCAAAGGCTCTTGGCGCGATTGGATGGACGTCATGACGACCGCGCACAAGATCGGCATGAACACGACCGCGACGATGGTCATCGGCTTCGGCGAGACGATGGAAGAGCGCGCGCTGCATCTGTTGCGCGTGCGCGAAGCGCAGGATGAGTGCCTGAACAATGGCTACCCGTCCAAGGGCTTCCTGGCGTTCATCCCGTGGACCTTCCAGCCGGACAATACGAACATGAAGCGCGAGAAGGCGACGCCGGAAGAATATCTGAAGACGCTGGCGATCAGCCGCATCGCGCTCGACAATATCGACAACTTCCAGTCCTCCTGGGTTACGATGGGACCGGAGATCGGCAAGCTGTCGCTTACCTATGGCTGCAACGACTTCGGCAGCACGATGATGGAGGAAAACGTCGTCTCGGCGGCGGGCACCACGCATAAGGTCAACATCGAGCTCATCCTGAAGCTGATCCGCGAGGCAGGCAAGATTCCTGCGCAGCGGAATACGCGGTACGAGATTTTGAAGGTGTACAACGAGGACGAGAGCGTGACGCGGGACTTTATTATGCAGAACTGATTCCACTTCTTTTTTTGAACGCTTATCCAGCTTCTATCCCTTTGGGAAAAAGCGCGGATAAGCGTTTTTTTCGGCTGCCTGGAGGTTAGTGAAAACGAGGGCGGCGCTGCTCGGGCGTCTTAGCGGCAACGGGTGCCAGGTGTGCTCGTTAATACCGCCGGCAGGCCCACTACATCGCCCGTGACAGCCTCTGATATCGTCCCTGATCGCGGAGGATGCCCCACTTTTCCCATGTCGCCTTGCTCGTTACTCTATGTTGCCTGTTTGCCTGCTCCAAAAACATCTCTTCGGATTCCGCATTTTACCAACCCGAAATTAATAAAATATACCACATGCGGCGAGCGATCGTATATGGCGATTCCGGTCACCATATAGCTTAAGAACAGGAAGCCGGGGGTGAGCGGATGAACAGGGAGCGGTGGGCAGTTAGTTTGTACGGGGGGCTGGAGATGAGAAGCAGGCTTCAGCGCATGATGAACGATGCCTTTGAGGGGCTGGCCGACAGTGCGGGACAAGGCCCGTGGCGCCTTGCCGAACGCGGCGACGCCATCGTGTGCGGGCTGGATATTTCCGCTGGACAAAGGGAGTTTTGCGACAAGATCGGCATGGTGCTGGC from the Cohnella hashimotonis genome contains:
- the mqnC gene encoding cyclic dehypoxanthinyl futalosine synthase, translated to MSAVDGILSRALQGQRLELEDVVKLFESEEIEKMGAAANELMLRRHPDPITTFVVGRNVNYTNICDVYCRFCAFYRAPGSNEGYVLPDELILQKIQETVDVGGTEILMQGGTNPNLKFGYYLDLLRKIKARFPDITMHSFSPAEIHKMKDVSDGLSLEEVIRQIHEAGLDSLPGGGAEILDDRTRKKISRLKGSWRDWMDVMTTAHKIGMNTTATMVIGFGETMEERALHLLRVREAQDECLNNGYPSKGFLAFIPWTFQPDNTNMKREKATPEEYLKTLAISRIALDNIDNFQSSWVTMGPEIGKLSLTYGCNDFGSTMMEENVVSAAGTTHKVNIELILKLIREAGKIPAQRNTRYEILKVYNEDESVTRDFIMQN
- a CDS encoding EAL domain-containing protein, translating into MTATMLLERLKTMAKAFLPDRRLNAFPPDFTIRRPILSLLRQCLGRGEACFLALYRWESKFDPEHRKHGREDEKRLSAASRRQLALLAREQFGKRELIGMDQYGPQDYVVLVSATQDPDESFVPVSLFRRLELLRHAFEGGTAAVLSEAAEQWQLTGTYVPVSSASWAADRDAATLFKETFDFALALATGAVTPQVIEARRQLDEILAEGRISVLAQPIMDLRSGDVYGWEILTRGPAASVFHMPDELFRFAGQSKLLSKLEFIVVRHALDEIASRRICEPVFLNVTPVTLAHPLFMAHLEQCLERHPSLSAGQIVLEITERHEIHDLSEMSRILDRFREKGYRFAIDDAGSGYSSLQWIGELMPELIKIDRSVIQFVDRYKVKESLLRAIVTAAGEMSCDVVAEGVEREEEADVLFRLNVSMGQGYYFARPNPLLHEHERGIFQEMKERIQSRRGLVAS